The sequence TTCAGAGACCTTTCCCACTCGCGAGGAGGCCCTGGAAGCTGCAAAGATCGCAGCGGCCGAACAGCAAGTCGGTGGCGACGATGAGGAAATCAGCTTCCAGGACGAAAACGGAATCTGGCACTTCGAGCACGCCGATGGGGGCGATCGACCCGAAGCAACAGTCGAGGATGGCTGATGATGTTTGGAAGGGGCAGTTGCGTTCCGGCATGTGTCGCCCCTGAATATGCCGTCCACGTACGCGGCAATAACGCGACGGAGGATTTCCATGCACTACAGCGTACAGATCTTCACCTGGACCCCCCGTCAGGGTGTTCATCAGGTTGGATCGGTCATCGAAGTCGACGCGCCCAATCCCAAGGCGGCGGCAGTATCGCTGCTCGGCTTGCGGCTTGACGATACAGGCAAGTCGTCAAAACTGGCGGTGAGGGTCTGGCGTAGCGAAGATGCCTCCCATGCCGATTGTGATTGCTTCTACTATCACTGACGGACTTTGAGTTCCTGCGATAGGGCTTCTTCGGTGAATGGAAGAGCATTTGCCGCATGATCGCCATTGCGCGAAGGCGAATGGTGAAGGTCGGCATGCGTGCAGGAGATAGACGGTAGGCAAACCCAAAAGATTAGCCGTCCGCATTATGGATGCAGGTGCAAATCGTCCCCGTCAGGACGGCTTGCCGGCAGGCACCAGTCTCCAGTTCTGTCCGGCGAATTCCTGCGCACGCAGTTCGGCCTGCCGGGCCTGGATGGCACTGGCAAAAGCCTCCTTCATCGCGTTAATGGTGCGGCGCCTTTCAGCAAGTTCATCGTACTCGGGCCGAGCCTCCGTCGTCATGCCGGTCTCCGTTCCCGATGAGATCGGCTGACGAACGAGCGGCCAGCGAGAAGAAGCAGCCGCTCATCGGTTGTACCCGCCTGAAATTCTTGGATCAGCATTCTGCCGCATCGTTGCGCCTGTGCGCTCTCGCGCGGCCATCTGTACTCGTAGCAAAGGCGGTCGAACACCCTCTGAAGCGCTTGGAGGTCCTCCGGGAGCAAAGGTATGCTGTTGAAAGCTTGCAATGGACGCACGCCGTTACCCTCTGCCATCAATGCAAGGACATTTTCGAAGCGACCCTACATTGCCAGCAACGCGAAATGATTGAACCCCTGACGAATCAGGGGTTCGTGCAATTTTGCGAGGAGCGTGCTCTGCGCATGGCGAAAATCAAGCAACCGTTCTGACCTCACACGGCACGACACATTGGCGAATTCCTAACCGAGGCATTGCTGCAAATTGGGCGCCACTATTGGTAGAGTCGAGACACACGAGATGATTAGGAGAATGGCAACGCCATGATGGGTTTCAGTTAGGCAGGAAGGGTCACCTGACTACGCGGCGATTATCCGCGCCGCCGCGCTCTGATTTTTGATAATCTTTTCGGTGGGTCGATGAATAGCACCAGTACAACTGCGAATGCTACGAGTATGTATGCAGGAATTCCTGTTGCTGCACTGACAAAAGCAGCAATCACCATAGCGCTCCCGATGTAGATTCCGATCGATAGGGGGCTGGATATTATTCGCCATAGAAAGTCAGAGACATGCTTTTTCCACCTGATGTCTGAGATTGCCATGAGTAAAGATCCCGATAGACGTGCCTTGAATGGTCGATAGACCGTGATTTGTCGGTCCGCTATGGGTTCTTCAATATGTGCCGGGCGGAGCATATGGCAACCGGTCTCAGACCTTTGGCGACCAAACGCACACTGGCGCCGGACTAAGGTCCGTATGGATCTAAGATGATGAGATCCTTGGCCCCAAAAATGCCAAGCGAGCCGCTGCGCAGCTGTCTGCGAAACAAACGGCGCCCCTCGATCCGCTGCCGGAGCGGGTCGACCTTGCTGGCGCCGCTCGCATCGAAGCCGCCGGTCGGGTTTGCAGAACGCAAAGGAACGCTGCAAAACATTCCCTTGACTGAATCGTGTAAGTGTTTGATTTAGGCCGCGAGCGGACGTGGCGAAACTGGTAGACGCAAGGGACTTAAAATCCCTCGGGCTTGCCCGTACGGGTTCGATCCCCGTCGTCCGCACCAATGTCGCCAATGCGGCGGTTCATTTATCATGCCGCAACCCTCTCCAGCACTGTCTGGAGTTCTCTGAGATCGCGATTTCGCGGAAGCGTGACTGGTTCTCCGGATTCTCGTCGTGTTCGAACGACCATGTGAGCGCGTGCGGGCGTAGACGCCCCAACTGCCGGCTGCAAGTGCGGGCACGATATCAGACTTGAGCGAATTGACGACCATAAGGCTCTTCGCCGGCCCATCGCCCGTGTCGCGAGAATATTCGCTCATAGGTCGCCACTGTCTTGTCGTCGCGCATCGGTCTCTAAGGTGCGGCGATCTTGAACGGCTGGTCTATGCTTGCACTCTTGCCGCTGTTGACGTCGTTGAAGCGGAAACGCAAGACATAGTCGCCGGATGGAGCGCCCGTCACATCAATGGTCAGTGTCGAGTATATCTCCTGATTGCGCAGATAGCCTCTGAACGTGAAATCGCCAAAGGCCTTCTGGCTGGCAAGGACTTCGCCCTTGGGATTGAGGATGTCGAAATCAACGGTGAAGCGGGTTTCGAGCTTGCCCTTGGCGCTCGCTTCCTTCCATGTAAGGCCAACGGGCTCCACATAGGATACCAGCGCCTCGCCGGCCTTGAAGACCGCATCGCCCTTAGGCTCGTACATCGCATAGCCTGCCGGTTCGCCGGTGACGAAGACAGCCTTGCCGATCGCGAAGGGGAGCGTCTGGGAAAAATCGCTCACCGCCTGACGCAACGTTTCCCGGGCGCCCGCTGCATCGCCCGAGGTTGACTGCTTTTCGGCCTTCGCTGCCGCATCGGAAAGTGGTCCGGCCAAAGCTCCGGAGTCGGTCAGAACCGCGGTCGCCGCGGCCAGCGCCGCAAGCAAGGACAGGTATTTCGGCATTGCCTTCCCCCAGTACCCGATCGGCAAGACTTTCGGCATTTGCCACGCCAAGTCAAGACGAGGCCGCGTGTGCGGGTCGGTTCAGTGTTTCCAAAAGATCGGGGTTAGAATGACGAGGACGGTCAGCACTTCAAGGCGACCGAGCAGCATCATCAGTGACAGCAGATAAAGTTCCGGGTCCTGAAGCGTCGAAAAGTTTCCGGCGGGGCCGACAATGCTGCCGAGGCCGGGGCCGACGTTGGAGAGGCAGGTGATGACGGCGGAGACGGCCGTGACGAGATCGTAGCCGAGCGCTCCCATCATCAGGCTCCCGAAAACCCAAAGCAGGACATAGGTGATGAAGAAGAGGAAGATCGCGCGCTGCGTATCGGCGTCAACCGTGTTGTCGCCGTAGCGCACGGCATAGATGGCATTGGGGTAGACGAGCCTGTTCAGTCCGGATCGGATCGCATTGAAGAGCACGACGAACCGATAGGCCTTAATACCGCCGGCAGTCGACCCGGAGCATCCGCCGATGAAGGTGGCGATGAACGCCGCCATGACGACGAAGGGCCCCCACAAGGTGTAGTCTTCGCTGGCATAGCCGCTGGTCGACAGGATCGAGGTAATGTTGAAGAATGAATGCGCCAAGGCCAGATCAAATTCGACGCCGTTTACGAGCCGGTGATAGATGGCAACCGAGACCGAAAATGCCGTGAGATAGCCCAGAAAAACAATGATCTGCGGATCGCGCAATGCATCGAGCCGACCGCGGACGACGAGCACGATCAGGATCGAGAAAGGCAAGCTGCACACCGTCATGAAGAACGTGCTCGTCCACAAAAGAGGAATGCTGCCGAAATAGCCGAAAGATGCGTCATGGGTCGAGAAGCCGCCCGTCGCAACGGTCGACATTGCGTGGTTGATCGCGTCGAAGCGGTTCATCCCGGTCATGTTGTAGCCGATCGCGCAGAGGAGGGTGATCGTCACATACACGACGAGAAAGGCGCGGCTGAAGCTTGCGATGCGGGCAAACGGCTTGTCGCTGATGTCGGAGGATTCCATTTTGAAAAACGACATGCCGCCGACGCGCAGGTAAGGAATGATGAAGAGGCCGAGAACGACGATCCCGATGCCACCGAGCCAGCAAAGAAGCGAGCGCCAGAGCAGAATGCCGGGTGGCGCATCGTCCAGGCCGACGATGACGGTGGAGCCGGTCGTCGTCGCCGCAGAAACAGACTCGAAGAGGGCCTGCGCGAAATCAAGATTGAGCG is a genomic window of Sinorhizobium numidicum containing:
- a CDS encoding DUF2188 domain-containing protein; this encodes MARIIYSIVPHDGGWAYRAADVYSETFPTREEALEAAKIAAAEQQVGGDDEEISFQDENGIWHFEHADGGDRPEATVEDG
- a CDS encoding TrkH family potassium uptake protein, which codes for MNATLIRHAVHIAAILGFYLSGAMLIPALIDLYYGHADWQVFGVTAFMIGGLSATTFMATRSGPPPFSKKFGFLLVNVLWLVFSVVGAIPLWLSSLNLDFAQALFESVSAATTTGSTVIVGLDDAPPGILLWRSLLCWLGGIGIVVLGLFIIPYLRVGGMSFFKMESSDISDKPFARIASFSRAFLVVYVTITLLCAIGYNMTGMNRFDAINHAMSTVATGGFSTHDASFGYFGSIPLLWTSTFFMTVCSLPFSILIVLVVRGRLDALRDPQIIVFLGYLTAFSVSVAIYHRLVNGVEFDLALAHSFFNITSILSTSGYASEDYTLWGPFVVMAAFIATFIGGCSGSTAGGIKAYRFVVLFNAIRSGLNRLVYPNAIYAVRYGDNTVDADTQRAIFLFFITYVLLWVFGSLMMGALGYDLVTAVSAVITCLSNVGPGLGSIVGPAGNFSTLQDPELYLLSLMMLLGRLEVLTVLVILTPIFWKH